In one Halorhodospira halophila genomic region, the following are encoded:
- a CDS encoding cell division protein FtsQ/DivIB, producing MSREDWRDLLGRQPMRRKRVGAPGLRGWLWGGAVALLATGAAGMATVALQEGRILPLERVELSAAPERVADDDLRQALAPHLHRSVLGVDVRGARDALEALPWVAGAEVRRAWPGRIQVTLREREPLARWGEQALVDRDGGRFEPRPASIPEGLPVLRGPDGSEGEMAGLFREVQQRLAERGVNLVALGLSPRGSWSARLEGGIEMALGRQHPGERVERFAAVLPALEERQEAPMERVDLRYPNGFAVAWGAADEAD from the coding sequence GTGAGCCGCGAAGACTGGAGAGACCTGCTGGGCCGGCAGCCTATGCGCCGCAAGCGGGTCGGCGCCCCGGGGCTGCGGGGCTGGCTCTGGGGTGGAGCGGTGGCGCTGTTGGCCACCGGCGCTGCCGGTATGGCCACCGTGGCGCTTCAGGAGGGGCGGATTCTGCCCCTGGAGCGGGTGGAACTGAGCGCCGCGCCGGAGCGCGTGGCGGACGATGACTTGCGCCAGGCGCTGGCACCGCACTTGCACAGGAGTGTGCTGGGGGTGGATGTGCGCGGCGCCCGGGACGCCCTGGAGGCGCTGCCCTGGGTGGCGGGTGCCGAGGTGCGCCGGGCCTGGCCGGGGCGGATCCAAGTGACCTTGCGTGAGCGCGAGCCGCTGGCGCGCTGGGGAGAGCAGGCGCTGGTCGACCGCGACGGCGGGCGGTTCGAGCCGCGGCCGGCGAGCATCCCGGAGGGGCTCCCGGTGCTGCGCGGTCCGGACGGCAGCGAGGGTGAGATGGCCGGCTTGTTCAGGGAGGTGCAGCAACGACTCGCTGAGCGCGGTGTCAACCTGGTGGCGCTCGGTCTTTCGCCCCGGGGGTCCTGGAGCGCGCGGCTGGAGGGCGGCATTGAGATGGCCCTGGGCCGGCAGCACCCGGGCGAGCGCGTGGAGCGCTTCGCCGCCGTGCTGCCGGCCTTGGAAGAACGACAAGAGGCCCCGATGGAGCGGGTCGATCTGCGCTACCCCAACGGCTTTGCCGTGGCTTGGGGTGCGGCAGACGAAGCGGACTGA